Below is a window of Flavobacterium sp. CFS9 DNA.
GCCATTGGCTTAAAGATGGTAATTCTTGTTTCGTTAGGGGAGTTTCGTAATAAATTAAATTCGGATCGATGTATTCTCCATCTTGCCCTTCGGAAGTTCCCATAAACCAATTTTTAAATTGATGTATCGTTACATTAGGGTTCTGCATTAGATAATTTATTGCCCAATTACAAAAACTTTTAGCTTCATCAGAAAAGTTATTTGAATTCAAATAACTACCTATTATATTCATAGTGTCAGGACGATTTCTTAAAAAAGCAATTTGATCTTTCGATAAACTTAATTGAGTGCCTAAAGTTTTAATCAACGGCATTGTATTTACCGGTACGTATCCGGTTGGAGGAGTTACTTCAGGACAAGGTGCAGCACTTTTTGAAGTATGGGGATGCGGTGGGCGAACATCACCGGCATAATACCAATATTGTCCGTTGCTGCCATAACAGTTAGAATGATCGTGACCGGAACTGCCATCACCACCGCCTTTGTAACCGCCGCTGCTTGGAGGAGAGTTGTACCCCGGAACACTTGTGTTGAATCCTCCTGATGGGAGATTTCCGCCACCTCCGCTTCCTCCACCTGCTGCTGGATTACTCTTTGGATCTGATGATGAAGGAATAAAGATTTTAGCACATGGATCGTCTCCTGCACTGGACTTCGAGGTAAATTTTCCAGTAGTATTGTAACTAACCTGACTTATCTCGGTAGTACCATCAAAATATTTGAAATTAAAATGGTGTGCTTTAAAATTTTCATAATCCTCTGGATTACAAATATATTTAAAAACGTATTTTTTACTTTCTCCCGTTGGCAGTACATTTATAACCAGATTGTAATACACATTTTCAGGAGTGTCTGGATAAAAGAAGCTAATACTGTAATTGGTGACGCTCTTATCGTCAGTCATACTTACAATATCATACATCATAAATATTGGCTCGTTTAGAGTTTCAGTATTACCGGATTTTGAACTGTTTTTTGTTTCATCAGTGTTGATGTATTGCTGAATGTCTGCCGGAAGTTCATTGGCATTAATGAGTTTCTTTTCAAAAGGAACCGATGATTCTGTTTTGGTTTGATGTGGTTCATTTGAATCTTTTTCGCAACTTGTCAAGGCAAGAAAAACAAACGCTAAGGCGTACTTAAATAGCTTTTTCATGATTATTGGCTTTTAATAGTTAGTAAACCGGGGTATATAGCTTGATAAGTTTGTTTTTGCAAAGTATTTAAATTTATAAAAATAAACTTACTTTTTTGTGAAAAAGACAGAAAAATTTTATATTTATTTTATTGTGTAGCTTTGGAATAACTTTTTTGATTTTGGAAAGTAAATATTGTGAACATGAATCTTTAAGCATATTCCACTCATGAATATAAAGCTGTTTCAGAATAGTTTACAATAAAAAAGCTCCAGATTTCTCTGAAGCTTTGTTTTAGTAATGGAAAACGTTGATGTATATAACTAGTTTGTTGAAGATCTTAGTGAAGTTACATCTGTTTAAACTGTCTTTAGTTTTTGACAAGATTTTATAATTGTAATGTGCCAGTTTTACATTTGTATGTTAGAATTTGAATGGTGTTTGATTGCCAGCTATGATTGCTATTTTTAATATTGAGGCTAAGTACCAGCCAAGGCTCTTACGTCTATTATTTCCAGTTACCTGACGTCCCAGTGGTATTTCCATAAAAGTATTAAGTGGGTCATTGAGTTGCAGTTGCTGAAACTGATATTGTCGTGTGGACACATTGTAGCTTTTGCATGATG
It encodes the following:
- a CDS encoding T6SS effector amidase Tae4 family protein; protein product: MKKLFKYALAFVFLALTSCEKDSNEPHQTKTESSVPFEKKLINANELPADIQQYINTDETKNSSKSGNTETLNEPIFMMYDIVSMTDDKSVTNYSISFFYPDTPENVYYNLVINVLPTGESKKYVFKYICNPEDYENFKAHHFNFKYFDGTTEISQVSYNTTGKFTSKSSAGDDPCAKIFIPSSSDPKSNPAAGGGSGGGGNLPSGGFNTSVPGYNSPPSSGGYKGGGDGSSGHDHSNCYGSNGQYWYYAGDVRPPHPHTSKSAAPCPEVTPPTGYVPVNTMPLIKTLGTQLSLSKDQIAFLRNRPDTMNIIGSYLNSNNFSDEAKSFCNWAINYLMQNPNVTIHQFKNWFMGTSEGQDGEYIDPNLIYYETPLTKQELPSLSQWLTNFPKIELNGYWYSMSSAEVYKLVGGSLYNSSINEQTKNQYTNACAIRGSRALLYSGITIPVLKYGKPPLQVTQKGGDNLNYILSASSFNKFMIDKFGETKDKLEGDNANDATKVANLLQGKSGIYVIINKNPGKNGAGYSGHVDAIVNGMCISNAYTQPKGGVQSIRIWSLN